Proteins co-encoded in one Brassica oleracea var. oleracea cultivar TO1000 chromosome C4, BOL, whole genome shotgun sequence genomic window:
- the LOC106342688 gene encoding ELMO domain-containing protein A, whose translation MDDREGSFVAVRRISQGLERGSVYNSSSAEGVPGSAAWLGRGLSCVCAQRRDSDTNSTFDLTPAQEECLQSLQNRIDVAYDSTIPLHQEALRDLWKLAFPEEELHGLISEQWKEMGWQGKDPSTDFRGGGFISLENLLYFARNFQKSFQDLLRKQVGDRSVWEYPFAVAGINLTFMLIQMLDLEAVKPRTAVGATFLKFLSENESAFDLLYCIAFKLMDQQWLSMRASYMEFNTVMKSTRRQLERELMLEDIMHLEDLPSYALLSQ comes from the exons ATGGATGATAGAGAAGGCTCGTTCGTTGCCGTTAGGCGTATTTCTCAGGGTCTCGAACGTGGAAGCGTTTACAATTCGTCATCTG CTGAGGGTGTGCCTGGATCAGCAGCTTGGTTAGGCCGAGGTCTTTCATGTGTGTGTGCTCAGCGAAGAGATAGTGATACGAATTCCACCTTTGATCTTACACCTGCTCAG GAGGAATGCTTGCAGAGTTTGCAGAACCGTATTGATGTTGCTTATGACAGCACAATTCCTCTGCATCAG GAAGCTCTGAGGGATCTGTGGAAACTTGCTTTTCCTGAAGAAGAGCTTCATGGATTGATATCTGAGCAGTGGAAAGAGATGGGTTGGCAGGGCAAAGATCCGTCTACTGATTTTAG GGGTGGTGGTTTCATATCTCTTGAAAACTTGCTGTACTTCGCCAGAAACTTTCAG AAATCTTTCCAGGACCTTTTGAGGAAGCAGGTTGGGGATAGGTCCGTATGGGAATACCCTTTTGCTGTTGCTGGTATCAACCTAACATTCATGCTCATTCAGATGCTTGACCTTGAAGCAG TAAAACCTCGAACAGCTGTTGGGGCAACTTTTCTGAAGTTCCTTTCTG AGAACGAGTCTGCCTTTGACCTTCTATATTGCATTGCATTCAAGCTAATGGATCAGCAGTGGCTTTCAATGCGCGCCTCATACATGGAGTTTAAC ACGGTGATGAAATCAACAAGGAGACAGCTGGAGAGAGAGCTGATGCTGGAAGACATAATGCATCTTGAAGACTTGCCTTCCTACGCCCTCCTCTCTCAATAG